One segment of Phaeacidiphilus oryzae TH49 DNA contains the following:
- a CDS encoding endo-1,4-beta-xylanase, giving the protein MPRTLRPVWLAALAAGVLLAMLGALGVLAPRAAAQSTLGQLASAAGGRYFGTAVSNSALTSDTTYTSILGSQFSAVTPENAMKWDTVEPNQGQFDFSGGDQLVSYAKQHNQLVRGHNLVWHSQLPGWVSGLPLNQVQAAMENHITQEVSHYKGSIYAWDVVNEPFNDDGSYRSDVFYQAMGTGYIADALRTAHAADPSAKLYLNDYNIEGTGAKADAMYNLVSSLKAQGVPIDGVGFETHLAIQYGFPTGMQQNLQRFAALGVDVAITELDVRMTLPETSAQDTTQADYYSQVTNACLAVSRCVGITVWEFTDKYSWVPGTFSGQGAADLYDSNYQTKPAYTAVANDLTAAAGGTTAPPTTAPPTTAPPTTAPPTTAPPTTPPGGSGCKASYAVSSDWGSGFTANVTVANTGSADTKSWKVSWSWPGNQAVVNMWNAVYSQSGTAVTATSQSYNADIPPGGSTSFGLQATYSGGNTAPTLTCTAG; this is encoded by the coding sequence ATGCCCAGAACGCTCAGACCGGTATGGCTCGCGGCCCTCGCGGCGGGGGTCCTCCTCGCGATGCTGGGAGCACTCGGCGTGCTGGCTCCGCGCGCCGCCGCGCAGTCCACCCTCGGCCAGCTCGCCTCCGCGGCCGGCGGCCGCTACTTCGGCACGGCCGTCAGTAACTCCGCCCTCACCTCCGACACCACCTACACCTCGATCCTGGGCAGCCAGTTCAGCGCGGTCACCCCCGAGAACGCGATGAAGTGGGACACCGTCGAGCCCAACCAGGGGCAGTTCGACTTCTCCGGCGGCGACCAGCTGGTCTCCTACGCGAAGCAGCACAACCAGCTGGTCCGCGGCCACAACCTGGTGTGGCACAGCCAGCTGCCCGGCTGGGTGAGCGGCCTGCCGCTGAACCAGGTGCAGGCGGCCATGGAGAACCACATCACCCAGGAGGTCAGCCACTACAAGGGCTCGATCTACGCCTGGGACGTGGTCAACGAGCCCTTCAACGACGACGGTTCCTACCGCAGCGACGTCTTCTACCAGGCCATGGGCACCGGGTACATCGCCGACGCGCTGCGTACCGCGCACGCCGCCGACCCCAGCGCCAAGCTGTACCTCAACGACTACAACATCGAGGGCACGGGCGCGAAGGCCGACGCGATGTACAACCTGGTGAGCTCGCTGAAGGCGCAGGGGGTGCCGATCGACGGGGTCGGCTTCGAGACGCATCTGGCGATCCAGTACGGCTTCCCCACCGGAATGCAGCAGAACCTGCAGCGCTTCGCCGCCCTGGGCGTGGACGTGGCGATCACCGAGCTGGACGTCCGGATGACCCTGCCGGAGACCAGCGCCCAGGACACCACCCAGGCCGACTACTACAGCCAGGTCACCAACGCCTGCCTGGCGGTCTCGCGCTGCGTCGGCATCACGGTGTGGGAGTTCACCGACAAGTACTCCTGGGTGCCGGGCACCTTCTCCGGGCAGGGCGCGGCCGACCTCTACGACTCCAACTACCAGACCAAGCCGGCGTACACCGCCGTCGCCAACGACCTGACCGCGGCCGCCGGGGGCACCACCGCCCCGCCGACCACCGCCCCTCCGACGACCGCGCCTCCGACGACCGCGCCTCCGACCACTGCCCCGCCGACCACGCCGCCGGGCGGTAGCGGCTGCAAGGCGAGCTATGCGGTGAGCAGTGACTGGGGGAGTGGCTTCACGGCGAACGTGACGGTGGCCAACACCGGTTCGGCGGACACCAAGTCCTGGAAGGTGTCCTGGAGTTGGCCGGGGAACCAGGCGGTGGTCAACATGTGGAACGCCGTCTACAGCCAGTCGGGTACCGCGGTGACGGCCACCTCCCAGTCGTACAACGCGGACATCCCACCCGGCGGCAGCACCAGCTTCGGGCTGCAGGCCACCTACTCCGGCGGCAACACCGCCCCCACCCTCACCTGCACGG
- a CDS encoding cellulose binding domain-containing protein has product MARSPSPGRRWAATATALALTLAAAGTAAVLSAAPAPADTGEGSASATLSGSLDPLGVNTAAWDGGFTDAAIAPALSAAHTGLVRYPGGSWADQYLWQSNSVSGQTQSVDFGAYAKQVDAVGGGQKLVTVDYGSDTPASAAAWVKQSQTSGEGVALWEVGNEEYGSWEVDDHANPHTASSYATNALSYMQAMKAADPHAQICYDYAMDGDLAPGAGVSGWQDWNDTILQADAADIDCADVHWYPINGTPTESVQSIMQLVDRVPAAAAEVHTALSTYDPKAEFVVGETNMSNAANAWNEEPVGALFSAANAMEWLANGAQSIDWWDVHNYGSPTADFGMFSSGGNGEPSGDTPYPPYYGYLLASKLAVHGATVGTLPLGTADLYSYYSQLPDGSYAVMLVNAGSAATSVGTADLGITSASETSSSYSAADPGGITSGTASGSTISVPAQSVVVLSGATGAPPTSAPPTTAPPTTAPPTTPPGGSGCKASYAVSSDWGSGFTANVTVANTGSADTKSWKVSWSWPGNQAVLNMWNAVYSQSATSVTAASQSYNADIPPGGSTSFGLQATYSGGNTAPTLSCTPG; this is encoded by the coding sequence ATGGCCCGATCCCCGAGCCCGGGCAGGCGCTGGGCCGCCACCGCCACCGCGCTGGCGCTCACCCTCGCCGCCGCAGGAACCGCCGCGGTGCTGTCGGCCGCCCCGGCCCCCGCCGACACCGGCGAGGGCTCCGCGAGCGCGACCCTCAGCGGCTCGCTCGACCCGCTCGGCGTCAACACCGCCGCCTGGGACGGCGGTTTCACGGACGCGGCGATCGCGCCGGCCCTCTCCGCCGCCCACACCGGGCTGGTCCGCTACCCCGGCGGTTCCTGGGCCGACCAGTACCTCTGGCAGAGCAACTCGGTCTCCGGGCAGACCCAGTCGGTGGACTTCGGCGCCTACGCCAAGCAGGTGGACGCGGTCGGCGGCGGCCAGAAGCTGGTCACCGTCGACTACGGCTCGGACACCCCGGCGTCGGCCGCCGCCTGGGTCAAGCAGTCGCAGACCAGCGGCGAGGGTGTGGCCCTGTGGGAGGTCGGCAACGAGGAGTACGGGTCCTGGGAGGTGGACGACCACGCGAACCCCCACACCGCCTCCTCGTACGCGACCAACGCCCTCAGCTACATGCAGGCCATGAAGGCCGCCGACCCCCATGCGCAGATCTGCTACGACTACGCGATGGACGGCGACCTGGCGCCCGGCGCGGGCGTGTCGGGCTGGCAGGACTGGAACGACACCATCCTCCAGGCGGACGCCGCCGACATCGACTGCGCGGACGTCCACTGGTACCCGATCAACGGGACGCCGACCGAGAGCGTCCAGTCGATCATGCAGCTGGTGGACAGGGTCCCGGCCGCGGCCGCCGAGGTGCACACCGCGCTCTCCACGTACGACCCGAAGGCCGAGTTCGTGGTGGGCGAGACCAACATGTCCAACGCCGCCAACGCGTGGAACGAGGAGCCGGTGGGCGCCCTCTTCTCCGCGGCCAACGCGATGGAGTGGCTGGCCAACGGGGCGCAGAGCATCGACTGGTGGGACGTCCACAACTACGGCTCGCCCACCGCCGACTTCGGCATGTTCTCCTCCGGCGGCAACGGCGAGCCGAGCGGGGACACCCCCTACCCGCCGTACTACGGCTACCTGCTGGCCTCCAAGCTGGCCGTCCACGGGGCCACGGTGGGCACGCTGCCGCTCGGCACCGCGGACCTGTACAGCTACTACTCCCAGCTGCCGGACGGCTCCTACGCGGTGATGCTGGTCAACGCCGGCTCGGCGGCCACCTCGGTCGGCACGGCGGACCTGGGGATCACCAGCGCTTCGGAGACCTCGTCCAGCTACTCGGCCGCCGACCCGGGGGGCATCACCTCCGGGACCGCATCGGGCAGCACGATCAGCGTTCCCGCCCAGTCGGTGGTCGTCCTCAGCGGAGCCACCGGGGCGCCGCCGACGTCCGCGCCTCCGACGACCGCGCCGCCGACCACCGCGCCGCCGACCACGCCGCCGGGCGGTAGTGGCTGCAAGGCGAGCTATGCGGTGAGCAGTGACTGGGGGAGTGGGTTCACGGCGAACGTGACGGTGGCCAACACCGGTTCTGCGGACACCAAGTCCTGGAAGGTGTCCTGGAGTTGGCCGGGGAACCAGGCGGTGCTCAACATGTGGAACGCCGTCTACAGCCAGTCCGCTACCTCGGTGACGGCCGCCTCCCAGTCGTACAACGCGGACATCCCGCCCGGCGGCAGTACCAGCTTCGGCCTGCAGGCCACCTACTCCGGCGGCAACACCGCCCCGACGCTCAGCTGCACCCCCGGCTGA